The Epinephelus lanceolatus isolate andai-2023 chromosome 16, ASM4190304v1, whole genome shotgun sequence nucleotide sequence GTCACATGGGAGGGGCCTGGCTACACGCAGACTAAAGGCAGCTCCTCTTATTTCCCTGGCAAATGTTGTCACCACAACCAGTCacatttctctcctcctcctcatcgtactcctccacctcttttttcttccactcctctcctccttcctacATCCCTCActccctgcctgcctgcctgtcagAAGTCCCACATATCCCTAGAGGATAAGATGCCATGGAGGCCACAGGAGGAACAGCGCTCTACGTCTGCTCTGTTCTCTTCATCCTAACAGGTGAGCGCTCAGTTGCCGCGGAGGGATGATTTGCTTGAGTTGTCAGTGTTGCGTTGGTGCAGCTATAGCAGTTGCTGTGGTTGCTGTGTTTGCTTGGTTGGCAGGGTAAAGCTGAGGGTGAGTTGAGGAAGTTTTTTGTGGTGTGCAGTAACAAAATGTTCACTTGTGAAATCTTTTGTCTTTAAAAGATTCAGGTCAGGGAAGCAATAATGAAACTGGgttacaaaattaaaaacaaaaaaggatccCTTTTGGCACGAGACGTGAATTCAGGACtttcattgtatgtttctgtaaaaagTCAAACTTCCAAAAACATACATTGGTCTATGAGTTCTTTACACAAAAGCACCTCAACCTTTTTCAGCCTTTTTCAGTGTAAGGTGGAGTCTGTAAAGCATAATTTTAGAGTCTGTCATGGTTTGTTTTGCATGTCCTTTCCATAGTCATCGCCGTGTGACTTTACAGGATTAGCTTCTCTACTGTTGTCGGCTCTAAGTAAAGACATCAGGTGGCTGTCGGTGGAAAGAAGAAGTGACCCAGGCCACAGCTCTGTGACTCAGTGGTACAGACAGATACCAGCGTTTGTCACATGACCAGATAAATCTAACAGAAAAAGCCCCTAAAAACATGAAGTCTCACCTGCTGTGATGTTTGTATCATCAACCCTCCTTGAGGAGCTCTATTTGTCTTATCTGAAAGAGGACAGAAGATGGTGGCGTGTGGACACGGACCGGGAGACTTTGTTTAGTGTCCAAACAacttggatgtgtgtgtgagggtgatAAGAGGCAGGTGCTCCTGGGTCTCCACACAATAgttgtttgaatgtgtgtgtgtgtgtgtgtccactacGTGAAGATATCCTCTCACCTCAAAAGCCATTGTCACTGTAATCTCCTTGGTATCACCACAACAATATCTGTGTTGTTTGGGGACAACAGTGAAGGAGCGGGCTCGGCACACTCCTCCTCATTCTGTCTTTTCACCGGATCTCAGCTGGTGTAAACACAGGCACACTCCTGCtactgacaacacacacacacacacacacacacaaacacacacacagaaactagCCTGCAGGCCTGTAAGAGTGGAACGTGTCGATGGGGCGTCTGCTCTGCATGCATTATTTAGGAGATGACACCAGACACACAGTGAATCTATTGTGATTAGCAACATGGACAGCAGTCACCAGGGACCTGGTTGACACCAGCTGGACGTCCCCGGGGAGGAAGTGTGGATGGGTCAGTGGGGAGAGGggtgacaaagaaaaaaagagattaCAGAGATAGAGATGTGAGGAAGAGAACAAAACTAACTTCTCAAGGTTTCCCCTCGTTTTCATTCAAGATTTTACTGCATGAGATGTAAATTATGTGCGATCATATAGCAAATTAACAGCCTTTCATGAATAGTtcttcaagttttttttaatgctgaaaTGGAGCAGGAGACGGTACACGGCCAGAagtgagacaaagggacacaagTTAGAGAAAAGTGAGAGGTTTTTAGTGAGTTTGTTTCACAGTAACTGCCTACTCACATGCTGGCGTTTAACACAACCTGGCATCCAAACACAGTCGCTCACTTTTTAACTTcaaactgtcaaaaaaaaaatcccagaaaATAAAGTTTACAGTTGTCAAAAATGCCTGTAAAACAAAACCACCAGGTCGTAGCTCTGATATGATATTAATGACCCTTGAACTCATGGAAGATACTTTCAATTGAAACAGTAGCTGCTTAAAAACAATCATACCTCCTCCCACTCTTGGTGTGTTTACTTCTCCAACTTGTTTTTTAGCTGGTTACCAGTGAATTAACTGCCCTGGCAACTACCGAGTGCTTCAACAGAAGACAAGGTGCCATAGATCAACACTTATCGAGTGACTTCAGGCAGCCCAAGTGTTTGTTTTGCGAGTCGGGATCAAAGAGACAGACCTCGTCCTTGTCTGACAACAATGACACTCTGTAGTGAGCTCGGTCAATATTAACTCACCACGGTTTCAGGACCTGGACACCTTAAAGACGAGGATATGGATTATGAGATTAGGCAGACAAAACAGGACTGGGTTCATCTTTGAATGAAAATATATCTGTTTTGCTTTCATATTGTCACTAACACCCTCCCTAATCAGTAGCACAATATGAATAACAATGTGAATTTTAATCGACTCACTTAATTCCTATGTTTACAACTTTACGAAAACTCATTTCGGCATACAATATgaataaaacaagacaaaaaaataccGTAACATGAGCATCATAAATCCAATACCAGTGTTTTTAGGTGGGGGGACatgaaaagaaggaaagaacGAATCAAAATAAGCAAAAGCAAAGCGAAACCAGTTTGTAAGTAAGTTTCTAGCCAAATTCTAACCACATATGTTTGTTCATTTGGACGACAAACTTTTGTAAAACGATATCACAATATGATCATATCATCACAGCAGAATTTGCTGTCTCCCTCTTtggagcattttagcatctgttagctcattgttttggttttacctaCAAGAACGTACTATTTTGGTTCCCTCCCACCACCAGCACTCTCATGGATGCCAGTTCCAgttgcagcaggcagctgtttccaGTGACTACAAATCTTACTGTCTGTACTCTGCCTGTTCAGCCTCtgtcagcaccaaacagcaggcGAGCCGAGCCAAGCATTTAGCAACTAAAGAGACAAATATTTacttcaggagttggtggagaccaaaacagagataaaagGGGAGTGAATATTGGAATTACACTGTGTCGTGTGTCCAGAGACACAATTTCAAATAAATGATGCTACTGCTaggtgtctgctggatgtgttaaTTGACATCTCTTGGCTAACACAATAGCCAGACCAACTTTATATGTCGCTTGGTACGCTGTAAAAAGTGTCCAAAAAGTCAGTTATTGCAGGATGAATTGGTGCCATATTGCTTTaattagaaacactgaatgcatTTACTTTTTTGATATGGAAATTGTCACTTTTAAAGATATTAATTATGGGGTATTGGCTTCCTAAATCTTGGTCTCTTCATTTATCTCCATCCCATATTTATTTAGATTtacagggagaaattaacacttgggaaacagaaacacactcagTGATTAACAGACGCTCTATGGAAGCTTTGTGTTTGTTCATACCTTAAACAACCCAGTTATTGTGCAGTAACTCTCTTtgcttccctccttctcctcctcttcttttcccTGCCAACTCCTCCAACTCAGAAGTCAGCTCTGAGTTCATCCACATCCCGACATTGGTCCATCATGGTATTGAAGGGAAGTCCGTGCTCCTGTCTGTTGAGTCTCGCTTCCCGCTGGATGAAGTTGAAATCCAGGGAACTTGGTCCCACACCAGGCCAAGCGGCACCAGAACCACGTTGGTGACGTTTACCAAAGAGACTGCAATCACTGACATGACGTACCGCAACCACCTCCTCTTTAGAGAACCCAATGTTTCTTTGCTAATCCGGAAATTAAACCAGGACGATGAGGGGGATTACCACCTGACCCTCAACATACAGTTTCATAACAAGACAGGGCTGGTTATCAAGGAGGAAAGAACTGTGCATGTAACAGTGGACGGTAAGTGTTTTCCCATCACATGTCATAACGACCAATTTGATGTCATCTATAGACTCATCCCTAACCTCTTCTTTCCTTTTACCTCAGTCCCTGTGTCCACTCCAGTCATTGAGAAGAGCCCATCATATGCAGTTGTTGAAGACAAGGCAAATGTAACCTGGGCTTGCTCTGTCGAGAAAGGAACAAGAGTTGTGTTCCAGTGGCTAAGGGACAACGTTGCACTAGGTCCAAGTGACCGATACCACTTCTCCCAAGACAACTCAACATTGTTAATCAGTCCTGTGAGAAAGGAGGACAAGGGAACGTACCACTGTGTGGCCAGCAACGCTGTCAGCCAGGGCCGACACAGCAGGGCCGTGGAGCTCAACGTCTATTGTAAGTAGATATACTCATCTGTATTATCTTTTCCCTTCTGCTCCTCTATCCCTGTTTCAAGGCAGGACGTTCTCACTCCTAACTCTACAGCACTACGCCACATGGAAGAAGTTTTTCTAGAATGTTTTCTGGCAGTAATCTATTCCtttaaaaccaaacaatgaTTTTTCTTCCCATCCtgaagatatactatgcaggatttcccTAAAAACAAAGTATGGACTCTTtcaaagtaatccctctcaattatCACTGTATGGGCATGTACCCCCACAGTGCTCCAAGAGATACAACACAGtagaaatgcaaatatagcaaggagaaacaccaaatgagagtgaatctggggtttgcttttactttcacCTTCGCTGGTGAGCgtatttacaaacagtaaccgacaATTCTGCGTAGTATACCCTTAAACAAGAAAtccctttctggcagaaagccctcTGGGCAAACTTCTCCCGACAACATGCTCTACATGGCTGTAAAGGAGGAAGTTGAGTGACGCATTATAAAGATCGTCAAAGTCCCCATTAGGGAGGTGgatggattggtcaaacaaacacaggactttcacccaggagaccattGCTCATGTCCTGCATGGTATCATAATGAACTCAACCTAAGTCACATACGTGAGTCCTTAAGTTACATCATGTATGTAACATTATGTATGTACATAACTTATGTACATAACTTACAttacaaatgtacttttttatgACCCGAActagattttttaaataaaatctgaCAGGGTAGTTTTGGTTCCTAAATGAAACTCCTAAAATAAAGTGATATTCCCCAAAGTTTGcttttgaaaagacactgtaTGCATGTACTGAGCAGAAACTGACACCTGCAGAGCTGATGCTATATGTAGAACATCATAGTTTGAGGCATAGAGGACTTCTAACCAAGCTGCTGTATCTGATGCgctgggagtgagaacatgtcGACCAAGACCACCTGTATCTGCAAATCTGGTTCCCATTTGGTTTCCAGAAATTCTGCAATGTGGTCCCTGTGAGAATCCAATCTTAAATGTTTTATAATATAAGGAGATGGATGTTGATGTCTCATAGCCAACAGCTTCTCAAGCTCAGAGAGTCTGGCATAACAGAATGCTGCTCACTCTGATcactgtttttcatgtgaaagtaGCTGCTATGAACGCCAGACTTGATAAATTACAGCAAAGAGAAGTCCATAATGCTCAGCTAATTTTACAGGGACTGGAATCAGATTTTGTTTTACCTCCCTGGTTGCCAAATCTCTAACATGGCAGGTGCGATCTTTATTTTACAAGCTGTTGTCAACTTGTACCTAAGCAGGATAAAACCTAAATGAACCAAACAGAGAGATACCACAAATACAACTATGCAGACATAGTAATAGTAATGAGTGAGTTTGGTGTCATTTCTTACACATGTAAgtcttttttaatttggcacaaactggaaCTAGATACAGTAACATGACAAGGTCAGAATAGCCTGTGGATTTCATGAAATACATAGAATACATCTatctttgtttttgctccttCTTTGCACTGTATGAGAtcatatgtaaatgtgtgtgagtaTCGGACTACTCTCTGACAACTATTAACATGTGACTGTTATGGACATTTGCATGGGAGCAGAGTTAAACAGAGCCCCTCTGTTCTACCAAAAAGTGTGTAGATACACTGATAAACTTTAATCTGAGGTTACACTCAGAGCCATGTGTTTTAATTCTTACAAAActgattttttaatgtattgatGGGACCTAAAGGATGAAGTATATCTATCTATGGCGTGACAGAATTTTTTTCCATCCTTTCAGTCAGCGTGCTCAAACTGTGGGTGAGTCAATAACTTGGCACCAAGACTTGCAGCGCTAGTAAATTTAGCATCACCATCATTCCTGTTTGCATAGGCAGATCACGTTTGTGTTGCAGAAAGCAAAGATACTATCATTATATACCTCCCTCAGTTTTACCCTGTTCAGTGTCTTTTAATGctgaagtcttttttttaaatgttaaaatatgaCTGACAACTCACCAGgcagtaattataatatatactGGGGGAGACACACAACCCCCtcaatattcaaatatgctcaAAATGCCACACGTCACATTAATAACTGATTGGTATCACTCAGAGAACGAACAGTGTTCATGGATGGATTTCATTTTAGATAATGGTGATGAGAATTACAGTTCTTTGAAGGGAGACGGATATTATGGCTCTGCTCTAAAAGgcttatctttttctttttaagggtGTAACCATGTTAGTCTGAGAAATAATCTAAGATAATGTTAAGGTAAAATTTGGATCAGATACGAACTTAGACATCCCACCAATATGGTTTCATTTTGCATGTGTGGACAAGGTTAAACAGAACTAAACTACTGAGTGCCACACCTAATGCACTGTAAACATTACACAAGGTGACATCATATCCctgtgttttgtcagtgaatttACTACATGGAACTATCGCCTGTATGAAATGTGTTATGTCAATAAAGTTGCCTTGCCTTGAGTGCAGTTCATGCAACACTTAATATAGAAAACCTTTCATTggcacaatttaaaaaaacaagatcaATGAACTTTTGCGCAGAACAGATTTTATCAAAtcatcaaatttatttataaagcacatttaaaaacaacctaggttgaccaaagtgctgtacaataaatgtaaaatcacAAAATAACAAAGTGCAGAGATCAAGATATGTAGCAATGTAATGTGTAGCCCCATGTACACAAGTCCAAAAGTAGAGGAACAAATTGGAGAGTGGAAAtacaaaagactaaaaaaagggGATAATAGTTCAGGAGCGCTCAAAAGCTTTAGAGTAAAAGTGGGCCTTAAGTCTAGCCTTAAAAGTGTCCACATTTTAGTGCAAATCAGAATCAAAAACAATTATCTAAAATCATTTCAATGGAAAAATGTTAATGAATAGTAACAATTACAATTTACAACTCAGTTCACATCATTTCTATGCTTATAACCAGGGGCGTTGTAGTGGGTGAGACTAATCAGCTAGTCTTAAAAAGCGTGGAATGAAAAgattggttttgtttgcaatttttAGTGCCAAGGTTAAATTAAAATTGGCAGAATAAATCGGTTGAAAGAGTGAACTTTGTATACACTGTACACAGAGTGCTACACCCCTGCTTACAACTGAAGTGTTTGGGTTGCCACTTAATCTTGTAATGTTATAGTGAAGTCTATCTTAACAGACTTAAAACAGAAATCTTACTTAAATACCTGGCTTAGACATGCTGGAGGGACACACCACTGTGACACCACAAGGAGAATCTTTTAAAATCTTAGAACATCATTTTTTGCCATTAAAATGTACTaaattacattaatatataTGTGTAACATGAAACATCTCTGAACgttttgttcttttgttctTATGTCCGCTGGAACTGCTTTGTTCAATGGCAAGCACTCCTCTTTCATTTCCCCATCTGGACTCATCCTGTCAGCCTGTGTATTGAACCTATGACCCTGTGTTCAAAATATTTTGGCCACCGCTGCCCCACAGTGCATTAAGATGAGACAATTCATAGAAAAGTAGCCATTCTGTTTAATAAGTCCCATATCAGCAGCAAACTCTCATGTTTCTCTGCCCTACTTTTGGCCCCTGCAGATGGCCCCTACAACCTGGAGGTGAACTCAGGCCAGGGCCTGCGGACAGGAGAGGTGTTCACCATAAACCCCGGAGAACTGGTCTTCTTTGAATGTCAGGCTGACTCCAACCCACCCAACAGCTACGTCTGGATCTCTAAGAGCCGCAACTCCACCCAAGTCATCACCGAGGGCCCGCGGCTGGAGGTGCGCTCCTACAGACTGGCCCAGGCTGAAGAGTACCTGTGCCGCGCCTTCAACAACGTGACACAGAAGCAGGACGAGGCCCAGTTTACTCTGGTGGTGGCCAGCTTAGGAACAGGTGGGTAGAGGGTGGAACATGGCAAGAAAGAGCAAAGCGTGGGTAGATTTTGGGAATCCTCTGAGATAAACACTCTGCAAACAGTGCGTCATGCCAAAAGCAGAAGAGGTTTATGAGCGAGGAGAGCTGTATCTTGACAATGACAAACACCATGGCCAGCTTTGGGAACAGTTGTGTGGACAGAATACCGTAGCTGAAGCAGTGTGTGCACAACAGGTGAAAAGTGAAATCAGGTTATGGATATAACATGAAATATACATGGCTGTTACGAAACTGGAATTTATCTCTGTTGctaggctccagcccctgcaGCCTGTATTAAAGTTCACTGGCTGAGAAAGTAAACAGTGGATAACAGCTGTTGTATTTGTTGACTAAGTTTTATAGCATGTGGAGTTTCTGTGTGCCCGAACGCGACGTTGATATGTTGTCCAGGTGACACTGAGAAAGGCTCACTGATGGCTACTGCTGATACTGGCTAtgatttaaaatgctgtttattgAGTCAACAGAAGTCATGACAGCATCCATCTCTTATTGACATCAAATCTTATGGAGGTTAACAGAGAAGCCTCTGATAACGAACCCTTTAACAAGACTAGTCATGCAAGCTGCTGTATAAATCTGCAAACACCAGATCTTTAAGGTAAAAGCTAACATGAGCAGGCTAATATGCATAGTGACAATACTAACATGCTAATATCTATAAGCTAATATTTAACAGGTTCTACTGTATAATCATGGATCCCACTTTGTGACTGGCTAGTTCTTGACACAGAAGTCGAAGGGGTTAGAATTAGACCAAGGAGGTCATAGTGTAGGGCTAGtgctagccaatcacagcacagtagggTATGACTAGT carries:
- the hepacam2 gene encoding HEPACAM family member 2 produces the protein MEATGGTALYVCSVLFILTEVSSEFIHIPTLVHHGIEGKSVLLSVESRFPLDEVEIQGTWSHTRPSGTRTTLVTFTKETAITDMTYRNHLLFREPNVSLLIRKLNQDDEGDYHLTLNIQFHNKTGLVIKEERTVHVTVDVPVSTPVIEKSPSYAVVEDKANVTWACSVEKGTRVVFQWLRDNVALGPSDRYHFSQDNSTLLISPVRKEDKGTYHCVASNAVSQGRHSRAVELNVYYGPYNLEVNSGQGLRTGEVFTINPGELVFFECQADSNPPNSYVWISKSRNSTQVITEGPRLEVRSYRLAQAEEYLCRAFNNVTQKQDEAQFTLVVASLGTGKEKHTQEGSPVSPLAAITVCSLFVIGCMLLFFLRRTCHPKRVLMSIYNRPLSEQKRPHRSGHEDATEDFGIYEFVSIPGKMESAQASCRSLARLESVQDMHATIYDVIRHVPETPSHSLLE